The sequence CTCGTCCGAGAATATTTTGAATATTGGGTTCAGAAATAAAATTAACAATTTGACCTGTATTAACATTAAAATTTTGAAAACTATGGAATAAATTTGACCCATCAGAAGATCGTTGACCTCCTTGAATATTCCATTGATTATTCTGGGGAATGATTTGAGTTTCTGTTCCATCATTCGCGGGAATAATTGGTTGTGCGTGAACGAGAGGAGGAACAAGAACAGAAGCAAAAATGAATCCGAATAAAGATAAAGAATGTTGGATTTTCATAGTTAATTTTAAATTAAATTCCAAAGAGTGATTTCATCCGTTTTCTAACCCAAACCAGTGGATTGTTATCTAAATCTTCTTCCTCGCCTAAAATTCCCATTTCTCTTAACAGTTGTTGGCGTTGAAGTAGTTCTTGTTTCCGTTCTACTAATTTTTCAGCCATTTGATCTGCTAATTGAGGATAACTGGATAAAAAATGATGAAATACATTTCGATCCACAACAAATAAAATGGTTGTTTCTAAGGTTCGGACAGCAGCCGTGCGAGGAATTCCCATAATTAAGGAAAGTTCTCCAAAAAAGTCCCCTGGGTTTAAATTGCGAATATGTTTGTTGACTTTCTCCGAGATAATTTCCACTGAACCAGAAAGAATAATATGAAAGGCATCTCCTGGATCTCCTTCATGAAAAATAAATTCTCCTGATCGGATAGTTTCTCGATACCCTTGTTCAATTAATCCTAATAATTCTAAATCGGTAAACTGTTCAAAATAAACGACTTTTCTTAATAAATCTCGTAGGGATAGGGGGTTTGTTGATTCTAGTTCTAAACCCTCAGACTCTTCAACGGTTTGAATGGCAGAAAATTGACCTTGAGGAGAAGCCTGAACAGCAACGGGATAAGGGTTAAAAATTGTTCGCAATTCTTCAGGGTTTTTGATCCATAAATCTCTTTGAGGAAGGGGGATAATAATATTGTTTTTTTTAAGCTCAGTTTCTATAATATAGTTTAATGAACTTTGGATCGGAAGTCTAGCTTTGGGTTGATCAATCCAAACTAAAAGCTCAAAATTAATCGCACTATCTCCAAAACTTCTTAACCAAACTTGAGGTGCGGGATAAGATAAAACTCTCGATTCTCGGCGTGCTATTGCTAATAAAACTTCCGTCACTAACACTGGATCACTTCCGTAAGCAACGGGAACTTGAATATGAATTCTACTATTAACATTTCCATAACTCCAATTAATGATTTTTCCACTGACTAAAGTTTGATTGGGGACAATAATTGAAATTCCATCATTGGTTAAAATTGTAGCAGCACGAATTGATATTTTGCGAATCGTTCCTTCTAAATCATCAATTTCAATATAATCTCCCACTTTAACCGGACGTTCAATTAGGAGAATTAATCCGCTTACAAAATTTTGAACTAATCCCTGGAAACCTAAACCGATCCCAATCCCTAAACCTCCAGCTAAAAAGCTTAAAGACCGAATATCTAAACCACAGGCTTGAGGAACAATAATAAACCCTAAAGCAATGACAAAATAATAACAAATTGTAGCGATCGCGTCTCGGCTACCTTCATCAAATCCCCATTTGACCAATAATTTATCCCGTAACCAATTAGTAAAAAACCGGGCTATTAAAATAACAGCCAATAATGAAATAATGACGGTAATAATTAAACTCACTGAAATTGTAATTTCACCTAATCTAATAGGTTGAGTGAAAATTTTATTGATAAATTGTATTATTCCTGAAATAATTGTCATTAATTTTGCCCTCTTTTTTCTGATAAATCTACAACAATTTAGAGCCTTAATTAAAATTAAATATTCTAATTACATAAATTTTAAAAAAATGACTGAATCTGTGAAATCGCTTTAATCGGTTTAAATTCATGTTTTAATTAAGGATTAACCGACGTTTCAATCCCATGAATCATCATACACTCAAAGCGACTTGTACAACGGTTCATTTAGGGGGGTTCTCCTGCAATTTACCTCCGGCTTTAGTGATCAACTCTGGAGATTCCATTGAAGTCGAAACTTATACAGGGTTCAAAATTTATCAGGAAGCACCAGAAGCCTTTCTCACCCCCGAATTAGTAGAAATTTGCCAGCATTTACCCCCAGAACGCATTGTAGGGCCAGGTTCCCATCTATTAACGGGGCCAATTTATATTCGAGAAGCACAACCGGGAGATGTCTTAGAAATTCAATTAGAGGAAATTTATCCTCGTTTAGCAATGGGATTTAATGCAATTCGCACGGGTTGGGGCGCTTTACCGCAACAGTTTTCTGAATCTCGATTACGGTTTATTCCCTTAGATTTAGAGCAAAATATTGCTGAATTTCCTCTCAATTCAGGGATTAAAATTCCCTTAAAACCCTTTTTTGGAATTCTAGGGGTGGCGACTCCAGAAACCCAACAATCTTCAATTCCGCCCGGAATTTATGGCGGCAATTTAGATAACCCAGAATTGCAAGCGGGTTCTCGTTTATTCCTACCTATTTTTGTTCCCGGTGCGTTATTTTCCATTGGAGATGGGCATTCTGCACAAGGAGAAGGAGAAGTAAATGTTACCGCAATTGAAACCTCAATGAAGGGTAAAATTAAACTGAATTTACATAAAAATATATTGTTAACGTCTCCCCTTGCAGAAACGCCATCGGATATCATTACTATGGGATTTGCAGAAACCTTAGATTTAGCGTTTGAATCGGCTTTAAAACAAATGATTGATGTTCTACAACAATTCTTTGGATTAGAAGCAGAGGAGGCTTATGTTTTATGTTCTCTAGCCGCTAATTTTAGAATTACTCAAGTGGTTAATTCTCCGCAAAAAGGAGTTCATGGAATGATTTCTAAATCCATTTTAGGTTTTCCCTTAAAATCTCTGCTTGATCATAAGGTTGTTAGTTATTTATAAGGGCGAACGATGGGACTCGAACCCACGAGTGGAGGAACCACAATCCTCTGCCTTAACCACTTGGCTACGCTCGCCATACGATTTTTTAATATAGCACAGGATCAGAAACATGACTAGAGGTTTTCCCAAAAAAATTTTAATTTACTGATCCCAAGCTATGGGAAAGCCATATTAAGCGTTTTCCTGAGCGGATACAATCTCCGATAAGGCATAACGAGCAATGACGAAACAAGTTCTAGCTTGTTCAATCTCCGATAACTCAGACCAACACCCTGATCCTACTATAGGGGAACCGACTTCCATTCCTTCAAG comes from Planktothrix sp. FACHB-1365 and encodes:
- a CDS encoding acetamidase/formamidase family protein — protein: MNHHTLKATCTTVHLGGFSCNLPPALVINSGDSIEVETYTGFKIYQEAPEAFLTPELVEICQHLPPERIVGPGSHLLTGPIYIREAQPGDVLEIQLEEIYPRLAMGFNAIRTGWGALPQQFSESRLRFIPLDLEQNIAEFPLNSGIKIPLKPFFGILGVATPETQQSSIPPGIYGGNLDNPELQAGSRLFLPIFVPGALFSIGDGHSAQGEGEVNVTAIETSMKGKIKLNLHKNILLTSPLAETPSDIITMGFAETLDLAFESALKQMIDVLQQFFGLEAEEAYVLCSLAANFRITQVVNSPQKGVHGMISKSILGFPLKSLLDHKVVSYL
- a CDS encoding mechanosensitive ion channel domain-containing protein produces the protein MTIISGIIQFINKIFTQPIRLGEITISVSLIITVIISLLAVILIARFFTNWLRDKLLVKWGFDEGSRDAIATICYYFVIALGFIIVPQACGLDIRSLSFLAGGLGIGIGLGFQGLVQNFVSGLILLIERPVKVGDYIEIDDLEGTIRKISIRAATILTNDGISIIVPNQTLVSGKIINWSYGNVNSRIHIQVPVAYGSDPVLVTEVLLAIARRESRVLSYPAPQVWLRSFGDSAINFELLVWIDQPKARLPIQSSLNYIIETELKKNNIIIPLPQRDLWIKNPEELRTIFNPYPVAVQASPQGQFSAIQTVEESEGLELESTNPLSLRDLLRKVVYFEQFTDLELLGLIEQGYRETIRSGEFIFHEGDPGDAFHIILSGSVEIISEKVNKHIRNLNPGDFFGELSLIMGIPRTAAVRTLETTILFVVDRNVFHHFLSSYPQLADQMAEKLVERKQELLQRQQLLREMGILGEEEDLDNNPLVWVRKRMKSLFGI